The following are from one region of the Rosistilla carotiformis genome:
- the rpsI gene encoding 30S ribosomal protein S9 — protein sequence MVAVKKDKINGDALGTGRRKSSIARVRVRAGSGKVTINRKPLEAYFVNDQDREAIVQTLESCSVREAVDVLVRVHGGGTTGQAGAVRMGLARALVSFNEEHFHTLRDGDFLTRDSRMKERKKPGLRGARRGVQFSKR from the coding sequence ATGGTTGCAGTAAAGAAAGACAAGATCAACGGCGATGCACTTGGAACAGGTCGCCGCAAGTCCTCGATCGCCCGCGTACGTGTGCGTGCTGGCAGCGGCAAGGTGACGATCAATCGCAAACCGCTCGAAGCCTATTTCGTGAACGACCAAGACCGCGAAGCAATCGTCCAGACCCTGGAAAGCTGCTCGGTTCGTGAAGCTGTCGACGTGCTGGTTCGCGTTCATGGCGGCGGCACCACAGGACAAGCCGGCGCGGTTCGCATGGGCTTGGCTCGTGCCTTGGTCAGCTTCAATGAAGAGCATTTCCACACGCTTCGCGATGGCGACTTCCTGACGCGAGATTCGCGTATGAAGGAACGTAAAAAGCCAGGTCTTCGCGGTGCTCGCCGTGGCGTTCAGTTCTCGAAGCGTTAA
- the rplM gene encoding 50S ribosomal protein L13, translating to MPSQRTYNAKPGEVEKSWYIVDATDQTLGRLASDIAVVLMGKHRPEYTPHIDVGDFVIVTNVEGIKMSGKKMEQRHYTWYTGHPGLRLESYQGRQDRKPEDLLYHAVRRMLPKNKIARHMLNKLKIYAGAEHPHQAQQPQPLVGAGKIIASST from the coding sequence GTGCCCAGTCAGCGTACTTACAATGCAAAGCCCGGCGAAGTCGAAAAATCGTGGTACATCGTCGACGCAACCGATCAAACGCTAGGCCGGTTGGCCAGCGACATCGCCGTTGTCTTGATGGGCAAGCATCGCCCCGAATACACACCTCACATTGACGTCGGCGATTTTGTGATCGTGACCAATGTTGAAGGGATCAAGATGTCCGGCAAGAAAATGGAACAACGCCATTACACTTGGTACACCGGCCATCCAGGTCTGCGTTTGGAAAGCTATCAAGGCCGCCAAGATCGAAAGCCTGAAGATCTGCTGTACCACGCGGTCCGTCGCATGCTGCCGAAGAACAAAATCGCGCGTCATATGCTCAATAAACTGAAGATCTACGCCGGTGCCGAGCATCCGCATCAGGCACAGCAGCCGCAACCATTGGTTGGTGCTGGCAAGATCATCGCGAGCTCCACCTAA